TGAACCGTCTCAAGGCGCTCGAGGCCCAGCACCCCGACCTCATCACGGTCGACTCGCCCACGCAGCGCGTCGGCGGCAAACCTAAAGAAGGCTTCCCCAAGGTCGCGCACTCGCGGCCCATGCTCTCGCTCGATAACGCCTACAACGCCGATGAGCTGCAGGCTTGGGCTGAGCGGGTCCAGTCCGGCCTCGGCTCGAAAGAGAAACCGCGCTTCGTCTGCGAGCTCAAGCTCGACGGCCTCTCGCTCGCCCTCCAATACATCGCAGGCCGCAACGGCGAAGCCACACTCTCCACCGGTGTCACGCGCGGCGACGGCACCACGGGCGAAGACGTTACCACCAACGTCCGCACCATTCGCAGCATCCCGCTGCAGATCAGCGCTGCCAAATTAAAGTCCGCGCATCTCCCGCAGAACCTCGAAGTCCGCGGCGAGGTCATCCTCCCGCAAAAAGCATTCGAGCAGATGAATGAAGAGCGTGTCGCCTCTGGCATGTCTCCCGCCGCGAACCCGCGCAACGCCGCCGCCGGCACCATCCGCACTCTCGAGCCCAACATCGTCGCGCAGCGCCGGCTTGAATTCTTCGCCTACACCCTGCTTAGCAACGGCGAGGAGATTTTGCCAACACAGTCTGCAGCGCTTGATGCCCTCCGCACGATTAATCTCCGCGTGAACCAATACGCGCACACGGTCTCCTCAATTGAAGAAGCGCTCGCCTTTATAGATAAAGCCGAACAACTCCGCGACAAACTCGCCTACGAGATCGACGGCGTCGTCCTCAAGGTTGACTCCGTCGCACAGCAGCGCCGTCTCGGCTTCACCGGCAAGGCGCCACGCTGGGCCATTGCCTACAAGTTCGCCGCGCGTGCCGGCGTCACCAGGCTCGAAGACGTTCTTTTCCAGGTCGGGCGCACAGGCAAAATCACACCAGTCGCCGCACTCTCGCCCATCTTTATCGGCGGGACCACCGTCACTCGCGCCACACTCCACAACGCCGACGAGATCGCTCGCCTCGGCGTCAAGATCGGCGATTTCGTCTCCGTGGAGCGCGGTGGCGACGTCATCCCCAAAATTACAGAAGTCGTCCCGCCTCCAAAGCAGCAAGCCAAAGACCACACGCGCGGCACGAAAGAAATCATCTTTCCCAAATGCTGCCCCGTCTGCGGCACCGATCTCGTCCGCGCCGAAGGCGAGGTCGACTGGCGCTGCATCAATACCGCCTGCCCCGCACGCGTCGCCGGCGAACTCCTCCACTGGGCCTCACGAGGCGTCATGAACATCGAAGGTCTCGGCGATGCCATGGTCGCCCAACTCCTCGGCCAGGCACCCACACCCGAAGGCGACGCCGAAGAATCCGTCAGCGAAACAGGCGAACCCATCACCACCCGCGAGCCGCTCATCCACTCCATCGCCGACCTCTATCGCCTCAAGCGCGAGCAGCTCCTCTCACTCGAGCGCGTCGGCGAAAAGACCGCCGACACTCTTCTCGAACAAGTCCGCAACAGCAAAGACCGCGGTCTCGCGCGCGTCCTCCTCGGCCTCGGCATCCGCTTCGTCGGTGAGCGCACCGCTCAACTACTCGCCGAGCACTTCGGCTCGATCGACGAGCTCCGCTCCGCCACCGCCGAACAACTCGAAGCCGTCAATGAAGTCGGCCCAAAGGTCGCGCAAGCCATCGTCGAATTCTTCTCCAACAAAAAGAACCAGCAACTGGTCGATGACCTCAAAGCTCTCGGCCTCAAACTCACCGCCGAGCGCCGCATCATCGGCACCACTCTCGCCGGCCTCACCTTCGTCCTCACCGGTACTCTCCCCACCCTCGCCCGCGATGAGGCCAAGGCCCGCATCGAATCCGCCGGCGGCAAAGTCTCCGGCTCCGTTTCAAAGAAAACAAGCTACGT
The genomic region above belongs to Acidobacteriaceae bacterium and contains:
- the ligA gene encoding NAD-dependent DNA ligase LigA translates to MTKAAELTPDQQIESLRELLRHHEHLYYVLDAPEWTDAQYDAAMNRLKALEAQHPDLITVDSPTQRVGGKPKEGFPKVAHSRPMLSLDNAYNADELQAWAERVQSGLGSKEKPRFVCELKLDGLSLALQYIAGRNGEATLSTGVTRGDGTTGEDVTTNVRTIRSIPLQISAAKLKSAHLPQNLEVRGEVILPQKAFEQMNEERVASGMSPAANPRNAAAGTIRTLEPNIVAQRRLEFFAYTLLSNGEEILPTQSAALDALRTINLRVNQYAHTVSSIEEALAFIDKAEQLRDKLAYEIDGVVLKVDSVAQQRRLGFTGKAPRWAIAYKFAARAGVTRLEDVLFQVGRTGKITPVAALSPIFIGGTTVTRATLHNADEIARLGVKIGDFVSVERGGDVIPKITEVVPPPKQQAKDHTRGTKEIIFPKCCPVCGTDLVRAEGEVDWRCINTACPARVAGELLHWASRGVMNIEGLGDAMVAQLLGQAPTPEGDAEESVSETGEPITTREPLIHSIADLYRLKREQLLSLERVGEKTADTLLEQVRNSKDRGLARVLLGLGIRFVGERTAQLLAEHFGSIDELRSATAEQLEAVNEVGPKVAQAIVEFFSNKKNQQLVDDLKALGLKLTAERRIIGTTLAGLTFVLTGTLPTLARDEAKARIESAGGKVSGSVSKKTSYVVAGEEAGSKLDKARELKIPILDEPALLKLLAEGPEA